Part of the Rhizobium viscosum genome is shown below.
AACGCAAAAGGCAATGATGGCGAACGTCCATGCTGTCAGTCCCGTCGTCATGCCATAAGCTCCGACAGGACTTCGAGCAGCGCGTGGTTTGCCGCACTGTTGATGTTGCGGGCAGCCTTCATGTCGTGATGACGGAAGGGCTGGTCGATCAGCACCTCTGCCTTCTTGATCGTGCGCGTGTAGAGATCGCCGCCGTAACACGGCGTCGAATAATCGCCGGTCACGTCCGCTCCGATGACATGGTACCGTTCACCGATTTCGCTGAGCAGCCAAAGGACATAGGGTAGCCGCATACGGCCTTGATCCCAATTGGTCACGGCATCGGCGTAGGAGAGAGCGTCCTTGTCGATCGTGACGTAAACCGCTTCGGTTTGGATGCGGCCGAGAAGCCGGTCGAGGAAATTGCTCTCTCCGAGCTCCGATATCGATTGCCAGTGCAGGGCGCCGTCGATCTGGCTGAAACTCGGGCCCGAGCCGTAGTGCGATTTCACTTTGCTCGGCGGATGTTCATAGGGATAAAGTTCAAGGCGACCGTCGGATAGCGGCACCAGATTGGCGCCCTTGCGCTCCGGTGACCTGAGGTCGCGGCTGCAAACGCCGAGGGTTATCACCTTTTTGACCAGGGGCTGTTCGAGCGCCTTGTTGACCCACGAACCGCAATGCATGCCGGGATCGAAATGCACCCAATCGGGGTGATTGTCGATATGGATGACGGTGACGGCTTTGCGGCTGTTCTCCAGGGCCTGCGATAGAAGAAGAGCCGTCACATGGTGGAAGTCGCCCGATCCCATGAAACAAAGGCGGGCGCCTTCACCGGTCGAGGGCCGGGCCTTCGCCAGGTTGCGCCAGACGGTATCAAGGTCCGGCCGGCGCCCCCACAGCCTGATGGCGCGGCCGCTATCCTTGTCGTCAACTTCGTGCGCCCCGGCCATCTGGCAGGAATGCACGAAGTCTGGCTGCAACTCCAACGCATCATCAAGATGGAGAAGGAGGAGCTGCAAGGTCCTATCTCCGCTCGGCGCGCGTCAGAAGCTGGTCGAGCAGCGAGATAGCAAGCTCGATCTCCTCGCGGCTGATCATCAGGTTGGGTGCAAGGGTGATGACGTTCTTGTGGTATCCGCCAACGTCGAGCACCAATCCATATTTCCTGCCGTCGACCGCAAGATCACCCTTCATGCCTTCGTCAGACATCCAGTCGAGCGTCGCCTTGTCGGGAGTGAAGCCGTCGGGGCCGCAGATTTCCATCCGAAGGGCAAGGCCGAGGCCGTCGACATCGCCGACGATCGCATGCCGCGACTGCAGCTCCTTCAGGCCTTCGAGGAAGTGTGCGCCCTTTTCCATCACACTCGCGCCGAAGTCGGTCTCAGACACCATCTTCAGCGTTTCGAGAGCGACGGCCGTGCCCATCGGGTTGCTGGCGAAGGTCGAATGCGTGGAGCCTGGCGGGAAAATCGTCGGGTTGATCATCTCTTCTTTGGCCCAGATGCCCGAAAGCGGGTTGAGACCATTGGTGATCGCCTTGCCGAAGACGAGCACATCCGGCGACACGCCGAAATGTTCGATCGACCAGAGCTTTCCGGTCCGATAGACGCCCATCTGAATCTCGTCGACAACAAGCAGGATGCCATGATCGTCGAGGACCTTCTTGAGCTCCTTGAAGAAATTCATCGGCGGAATGACATAGCCGCCGGTGCCCTGGATGGGCTCGATGTAGAAGGCGGCATATTCCGATTTTCCGGCCTTCGGATCCCAGACGCCGTTGTACTCACTTTCAAACAGCCGCGCGAATTTCTGGACGCAATAGTGCCCGTATTCCTCCTTCGACATGCCTTTCGGTCCACGAAAGTGATAGGGGAATTCGATGAATTGGGCACGTTCGCCAAAATGGCCGTAACGTCGGCGATAGCGATAGCTCGAGGTGATCGACGTCGCGCCGAGCGTTCGCCCATGGTATCCGCCCTCGAAGGCGAACATCAGGCTCTTGCCGCCGGTATAGTTGCGAACGAGCTTCAAGGAATCCTCGACTGCCTGCGAGCCGCCGACATTGAAGTGAACGCGGCCTTTCGAACCGAATTTATGTTCGGCATCCCGGGCGATCAGCGCTGCGAGCTCGACCTTTTCGCGATGGAGATATTGCGAGGCAACCTGCGGCAACCGATCCAGCTGCCGATGCGCGGCATTGTTCAAACGCTCGTTGCGATAACCGAAATTGACGGCGGAATACCACATCTGGAGATCGAGAAATGGTGTTTCGGCTGCGTCAAAGACGAATGAACCATCGCAGCTTTCGAAGAATTTCGGCTTCTGCGAGTAATGAACCGTATCGCCGTGGGAGCAATAGGTCTTTTCGAGCTGTCGCAGCTCGTCTTCAGAGGCGGTGGGGTGCACATTGGCAGCAAGTTTCAGGTTGGAACGCATGAAGTCCTCTTCTCACGCAGTTTTTGCCACGGCCTGTACAACAGGCAGCCGTGACGGGCTGGAAAGGATGGTTGCGATACTCGCCTGGATTTCGGCGAAGCCGCTGTAGGGGATGAAAGGAACGCAATTCGCGCGGCAATAATCCGCAAGCCTGGCCTTGGCGAAGACAAGCAGCGCCTCGTGGGAGACGCAGAAGTCGCTGCGGCCGTCGCCGATATAGACATGGTTGCCGGACGGCCTCACCTGGGCGCATTTGCACACGCCGGCACCGGCAGTGCAGCTCGCGCTCTTGAATGGAAAGCCCAAATCGAATTCAGGCATGCCGACGTGCGGACGAGAAATCAGCCTGTTTGCGATGATCCGAATGTTATCCAGGCTATGCCTGGCAAGGACCCGCCTGATAAAATGATCGACGCCATCGCTGACGATGACGAGTTCAAGCCCGTTCTTTTCACAGAAGGCCTTGAAAGCCCCAAAGGCATTGTCGATTTCGATCGTGTCCAGAAATGCGTCAATGTCTTCGCGTCTTGCCTGAAGCAGCTGGATCTGGCGGCGCATGCACTGGGCGGATGTGATCCTGCCGTTGGTCCACTGATCTTCGATCTCGCGCCACTCCGCGCGCGCAAACCGGTCCAGAACGAGATCCGTCACATCCTCTTTGGATATGGTCCCGTCGAAATCGCAAAACACCTGCATCGCATGCTCCTTCACTGTGAAGAAGCATTTAGCCTCGCGAACTGAAGGCGAGATGAGGCGAATATGAAGCGAAACTGAATTGACCGCTTATGCGGCAGGAATATCGAGGTCCACCTTCAGGCCGGATCCCCAGGCAGGCGTGCTGAGGCTGATCCCGATGTCGAGACGGTTGCCGATATCGGCGACGATCGGCAATCCCAGTCCCGCACCCTCCCCGGCTTGCGCGTCGAGGCGGTTGAACCGCTGAAAGGCGGCCTCCCGCTGCTCGAGCGGGATACCGGGGCCGCTGTCTTCGATGCAGAGCCGAAATCCGCGCGAGCCGGGTTCGATGCGGACCTCGATCCGACCGCCGGCGGGCGAATATTTGATCGCATTGTCGAGGACATTATCGATCATGACACGCAGCAGAGCACGGTCGGTCAAGACTTGCGGGTCTTGCGTTGCGACGAGCCCGACGTGGAAACCCCGGCGATTGAGGATGACCCCGAAATCCGCCAGGGCTGCCGCCGCAATCTGGCGGAGCGGCAACGCTTCCAGCTGCACCGGTTGATGGCTGACGCGTGCAAGCCGCAGCAACTGCTCTATGAGATGCATGGCGCGCTCGTTGCTGACGACGAGGTCCTTCAGCAGGGCCGCGCGCTCCTCATCGGAATCGGCACGATCGAACATTTGCAAAAGCAATTTGATGCCGGCCTGCGGCGTTCGCAATTGATGGGCCGCAAGATCGGAAAAGCGCCGCTCCATCGTCAGCGAGCGGCCAAGCTTTCGCAAGAGATTGTTGAGCGAGTGGACAAGCGGCGCCAGATCCCGCGGCAGCGCTTTCGTAGCGATCATCGACAGGTCATCCGGCGTACGCGCACGGATCTGCGAGACCAGCTCCCGGACATTGGCGAGCCCGTTATTGATGGCGAGCCAAATGATGATCGCACTGACGGGCACGAGTATGAGCAGCGGAAAGGCGAGATTGAGAAGGATGTTATCGACGAGGCCTTCCCGAAGGATGATCTTTTCGGCGACCTCGATCGTCACGTCGCTATTCGGGATCGGCAGAGCATAGATCCGCCAGAGCTCGTTCTGATAGGTCACATCGGTGAAACCGGCCGGGAACCGCTTGACCTCATCAGGAAAGGCGTTGCTGCTGGCAAAGGCCAGCGCTGACCCCCTCCAGGCGCGAAACGAATGAGCGTCGGCATAGTCGTCCGCGTCCTCGTTGAGAGCAAGCTGATTGTCCATGCTGAAATCAAGATCGGGAACTTGCACCGTCGGTCTTGCCGTCAATCTCGTGAGAGGATGCTTCATCAACGACCAGAGCACATTGGCGTCATTGATCAACTGCGCATCGTAGATGTTGTCGATCTCGCGCGTTGCGCTGCGATAGGCGAGGATGCCGACGATGGCGATCGTGATGATGAGTGTCGGGAGAATGCGTAGAAAAAGGCGTTGGCTGAGTGTCACTGCTGCCGCTCGACCATGTAGCCGACGCCGCGGATCGATCGGATGAAATCGGTACCGAGCTTCTTGCGCAGATTATAGACCGTCACTTCGATCGTATTGCTCTCAACCGAAACATCCGTGTCGTAGAGCGCATACTCGATATCGTTCTTCGTGACGTAACGTCCGCTCCGCTCCATGAGGAGCCGCAACAGATGGAACTCCTTGGCGGGGATGTGAAGCTGTACGCCATTTCGACGGGCCACCATGGCCGAAGGGTCGAGCTCGACGTCAGCGCATCGAATGATGGTTTCGGTGCGGCCCTGCCGTCGCCGGATCAACGCACGCAATCGGGCGAGGAGTTCGTCGAGGTCAAAGGGCTTGACGAGGTAATCGTCCGCCCCCTCGTCCAGGCCCGTGACGCGATCGCGCACGCTGTCGAGCGCCGTCAGCATCAGGATCGGAACGTCGTTGCCTCCCCTCCTGAGCGAACGCGCCACATCAAAGCCGCTCGCCTTGGGAAGATTGACGTCGAGGATCACGCATCCAAATTGGCTGTCGCGCAGCGCATCGAGCGCCGTCTCGGCGTCCCGGAACCAATCTACGCCATAGGCGTGTTTCTCAAGTGCACGTTTCAGCGAGGAGCCGAGAATGTAATCATCTTCGACCAGGAGTATGCGCACGTCCGCATCCTTGCGATATCAACTCTCACCATGCTTCTTCGGTCTCGATTGAGGCCGAAATCCGGCGGAGATCTCCGCATGCTGTCCGAAGCCCCTCTACGCACCGAAGGGATCCACCAACACCTTGCACTGGGTGGTTCGTTTGCGGAGCGTTTCAAAAACGCGGGGCATGTCGTTCAGCGAGATTGTTTCGGAAATAAGATTCTGCGGTGCGTACCGGCCGGATTCCAAGGCGTCGATGGCGGCTGCGAATTCGTGCATGTTGAAGAACACCGACATAACAACGTTGATCTCCTTCGAAATCGCCCGGAAGCTGTCCAAATGGTCGCGCGCGGTGCAAAGACCCAGCACGACCACCTTTCCGCGAGGGCGGACGAGCCCGATGCAGTGGTCGATGAGACCCGGCTTGCCGACACATTCGAAGACGATATCAGGCGGACCACCGAGAGCGGCATCAACATTTGCTGCTTGATCGGGATCTGCAGTAATGAAGGCGCTGGCACCGACGTCCATCGCACGCTCTTCCTGGTGACGATGGATGTCGGTGACGGCAACGGCGCCTGCTCCAAGTCTGCGCGCCCAGAAGGCGACAGCAAGCCCGATGGCGCCCGCCCCCACGATCAGCACTCGGTCGCCCGGCCCCATGGCGGCCCGCCTCAACCCATGCAGGGCCACGGACAGCGGTTCCGCCAGCGCGCCATCGACAGTACGAATGCCCCAAGGCAGTTTGCGGCACTGACGGCCGGCAACGGCTGTATATTGTGCGTAGCCGCCGCCGATCAGCGTCATGCTGTCGCACCAGGCGGGCTCCCCTTTCAGGCAGTTCGAACAATGGCCGCAGCCGCGATTGGGCGCGACCGTCACCTGGTCACCGACTTTGAAGGCTCCAGCCTTTGAGCCGACCTCTATCACCTCGCCGGAAAATTCGTGGCCGAGAATATCGCCGGGCGCGACGCCGAAGACCGGATCTTCAGTCATATGGAGGTCTGAACCGCAAATGCCGCAGCGGCAGACTTTGAGCAGAAGATAATCTGTCTTTGGTTTCGGGTCTTCCGCTTCCATGATCTTGAGCGGCGCGCCGAGCTGGTCGAAAAGTGCGGCCTTCATGATGTCAGCTCCTACCTTCTTCGGACTGCCGGATCAGTTTGCGCCCAATAGGAAACCATGGCGCATCGAAGAAGCGGCAATAAAGCCCCCAGATGCCGCCTCGGGCATAGAGCGCCATGAACAGGGTGAGGATGCCCAGGACCACCATGTAGATCGCGCCATACTGGCTGAAATAGCGGTCGGCAAAGAAGTAGATCAGAGCGCCGATGATCGGCCCCTCGATCGAGCCGATGCCCCCGACCATGACGATAAAGATGCAGATCGAGGCCCAGTTCGGATCATAGCCAGATGACGGCGTAATCCTCAGCTGCGCCATATAGTAGATTGCACCAGCAAGCCCCGTGCCTACAGCTGCTGCAACATAGATCAGGAACCGCAGGCGCTTCACGTTGACGCCCTGGCTTTCGGCGGCGACTGGATTGTCGCGCATGGCAGTCAGGGCTAACCCATAACGAGAGCGAAGCAGCAAATAGCTGCCGCCGACTGTCACCAGCAGCATTATCACGCACAGCGTTACGATCGCGACTTCGCGCTCATGCAGGCTGTACTTGGCGAGCACACGAAGCGTGAGACCCGCACCGGCATTGACGTAGTCGAGATTGCTGGTCAACAGCCGCAAGGCCTCGGCCACGACCCAGGTCCCGATCGAAAAATATGGGCCGTCCAGCCGATGCAGCAGGCCATAGGTCGGCACGGCGAGTAGTGCCGGCATGGCGAGGCAGAGCCCGACAGCGAGGAACGGGTTGATACCGAAGTTCGAGGCCAGGACAAACATGAAATAAGCAGAAGCGCCGATGAATGCCTGCTGGCCGACCGACACCAGCCCGGCATACCCCGCGAGCAGGTTCCACATCTGGGCAATGGCAATCAGGCAAGAAAGCTCGATTGCCCAGCGAATGCCACCCGAGCTGGCCCACCAAGGCATGGCGAGCATGGCAACGAGGACGAGAACGGCGATCGTCTGAGCCACCTTGCTCGACAGGGTATGCCGGTCGACCCGAGCCGGCGTAAAGGTTCTCTTCATCGTCTCACCTGTCGCGGCCTGCAAGATCGTTGGGTTCATGACGGGTTACCTTTTTGAAATCAGGCCTTGCGGGCGGGTCGCGAGTACCAGCAGAAAAACCAAATGGCCGGCAAGAATTCCCCAACCCGAGTCGAACCTGAACCCCACGGCCTGGGAAATTCCGAGCACCATCGATCCGAGGAAAGCTCCCCAGATCGAGCCCATGCCGCCGATGATCACGGCTTCGAAAGCGTAGATCAGTTGCGCAGGACCGTCGGCTGGCGAAACGGTGGAGCGCAGGGACTGGAAGACGGCGGCAAAACCCAGGATGCCGACGGAGAGCGCCGTCGCCAGGGCATATACCTTGCGCGGATTCACGCCGCTGATCGCCGCCGCCTCGACATCAGCGGCGGATGCACGCAACGCGCGGCCGAACCGCGTAGAGCGCAACATCAGATCGATACCTGCGGTAAGAAGTGTGGCGACCAGCAATACGATCAGGGGAAGAACCCCGAGGTAGAGCCCGGCCATATTGACCGACGCCGCCTCGATGCCCCCGCCCGGCAGCGAACGCGTGTCGGCCGACCAGATCTGCAGCATCAGGTTCTGGAGCGCGATAGACAGGCCGAATGTCGCGATCAGCGACGGTAGAGGATCGTCACCGAGGACCCGATTGAGAATGAGGCGTTGCAACAGCCAACCCACGGCTGCGGCCATGGGGATCAGCAGGATCATCAGCGTAAACGGCCCGAAACCGAGGATGCCCGCAAGCGAGATTCCGATCAATGCGAGCAGAATGACCAAGTCGCCATGCGCGATGTTGACGATGCGCATCACACCGAACATGAGCGCCATGCCAAGCGCGTATTGGGCATACATGCCTCCCAGCAGTATCCCCTGGATGACGGCGTCAAGCCACTGCATGATTTGCTCCAAAATAGGCCCGTGCGACATCCTCCCGCGAGACGTCGGCGGAATCTCCCGAGAGCGTGATCCTGCCCTCCAGAATGCAATAGAGCCTGTTAGACGCGGCCAGCGCCCGCGAC
Proteins encoded:
- a CDS encoding branched-chain amino acid ABC transporter permease, which encodes MNPTILQAATGETMKRTFTPARVDRHTLSSKVAQTIAVLVLVAMLAMPWWASSGGIRWAIELSCLIAIAQMWNLLAGYAGLVSVGQQAFIGASAYFMFVLASNFGINPFLAVGLCLAMPALLAVPTYGLLHRLDGPYFSIGTWVVAEALRLLTSNLDYVNAGAGLTLRVLAKYSLHEREVAIVTLCVIMLLVTVGGSYLLLRSRYGLALTAMRDNPVAAESQGVNVKRLRFLIYVAAAVGTGLAGAIYYMAQLRITPSSGYDPNWASICIFIVMVGGIGSIEGPIIGALIYFFADRYFSQYGAIYMVVLGILTLFMALYARGGIWGLYCRFFDAPWFPIGRKLIRQSEEGRS
- a CDS encoding sensor histidine kinase yields the protein MTLSQRLFLRILPTLIITIAIVGILAYRSATREIDNIYDAQLINDANVLWSLMKHPLTRLTARPTVQVPDLDFSMDNQLALNEDADDYADAHSFRAWRGSALAFASSNAFPDEVKRFPAGFTDVTYQNELWRIYALPIPNSDVTIEVAEKIILREGLVDNILLNLAFPLLILVPVSAIIIWLAINNGLANVRELVSQIRARTPDDLSMIATKALPRDLAPLVHSLNNLLRKLGRSLTMERRFSDLAAHQLRTPQAGIKLLLQMFDRADSDEERAALLKDLVVSNERAMHLIEQLLRLARVSHQPVQLEALPLRQIAAAALADFGVILNRRGFHVGLVATQDPQVLTDRALLRVMIDNVLDNAIKYSPAGGRIEVRIEPGSRGFRLCIEDSGPGIPLEQREAAFQRFNRLDAQAGEGAGLGLPIVADIGNRLDIGISLSTPAWGSGLKVDLDIPAA
- a CDS encoding aspartate aminotransferase family protein — its product is MRSNLKLAANVHPTASEDELRQLEKTYCSHGDTVHYSQKPKFFESCDGSFVFDAAETPFLDLQMWYSAVNFGYRNERLNNAAHRQLDRLPQVASQYLHREKVELAALIARDAEHKFGSKGRVHFNVGGSQAVEDSLKLVRNYTGGKSLMFAFEGGYHGRTLGATSITSSYRYRRRYGHFGERAQFIEFPYHFRGPKGMSKEEYGHYCVQKFARLFESEYNGVWDPKAGKSEYAAFYIEPIQGTGGYVIPPMNFFKELKKVLDDHGILLVVDEIQMGVYRTGKLWSIEHFGVSPDVLVFGKAITNGLNPLSGIWAKEEMINPTIFPPGSTHSTFASNPMGTAVALETLKMVSETDFGASVMEKGAHFLEGLKELQSRHAIVGDVDGLGLALRMEICGPDGFTPDKATLDWMSDEGMKGDLAVDGRKYGLVLDVGGYHKNVITLAPNLMISREEIELAISLLDQLLTRAERR
- a CDS encoding response regulator transcription factor, giving the protein MRILLVEDDYILGSSLKRALEKHAYGVDWFRDAETALDALRDSQFGCVILDVNLPKASGFDVARSLRRGGNDVPILMLTALDSVRDRVTGLDEGADDYLVKPFDLDELLARLRALIRRRQGRTETIIRCADVELDPSAMVARRNGVQLHIPAKEFHLLRLLMERSGRYVTKNDIEYALYDTDVSVESNTIEVTVYNLRKKLGTDFIRSIRGVGYMVERQQ
- a CDS encoding zinc-dependent alcohol dehydrogenase → MKAALFDQLGAPLKIMEAEDPKPKTDYLLLKVCRCGICGSDLHMTEDPVFGVAPGDILGHEFSGEVIEVGSKAGAFKVGDQVTVAPNRGCGHCSNCLKGEPAWCDSMTLIGGGYAQYTAVAGRQCRKLPWGIRTVDGALAEPLSVALHGLRRAAMGPGDRVLIVGAGAIGLAVAFWARRLGAGAVAVTDIHRHQEERAMDVGASAFITADPDQAANVDAALGGPPDIVFECVGKPGLIDHCIGLVRPRGKVVVLGLCTARDHLDSFRAISKEINVVMSVFFNMHEFAAAIDALESGRYAPQNLISETISLNDMPRVFETLRKRTTQCKVLVDPFGA
- a CDS encoding branched-chain amino acid ABC transporter permease, with translation MSHGPILEQIMQWLDAVIQGILLGGMYAQYALGMALMFGVMRIVNIAHGDLVILLALIGISLAGILGFGPFTLMILLIPMAAAVGWLLQRLILNRVLGDDPLPSLIATFGLSIALQNLMLQIWSADTRSLPGGGIEAASVNMAGLYLGVLPLIVLLVATLLTAGIDLMLRSTRFGRALRASAADVEAAAISGVNPRKVYALATALSVGILGFAAVFQSLRSTVSPADGPAQLIYAFEAVIIGGMGSIWGAFLGSMVLGISQAVGFRFDSGWGILAGHLVFLLVLATRPQGLISKR
- a CDS encoding MtnX-like HAD-IB family phosphatase, which gives rise to MQVFCDFDGTISKEDVTDLVLDRFARAEWREIEDQWTNGRITSAQCMRRQIQLLQARREDIDAFLDTIEIDNAFGAFKAFCEKNGLELVIVSDGVDHFIRRVLARHSLDNIRIIANRLISRPHVGMPEFDLGFPFKSASCTAGAGVCKCAQVRPSGNHVYIGDGRSDFCVSHEALLVFAKARLADYCRANCVPFIPYSGFAEIQASIATILSSPSRLPVVQAVAKTA
- a CDS encoding arginase family protein, whose translation is MQLLLLHLDDALELQPDFVHSCQMAGAHEVDDKDSGRAIRLWGRRPDLDTVWRNLAKARPSTGEGARLCFMGSGDFHHVTALLLSQALENSRKAVTVIHIDNHPDWVHFDPGMHCGSWVNKALEQPLVKKVITLGVCSRDLRSPERKGANLVPLSDGRLELYPYEHPPSKVKSHYGSGPSFSQIDGALHWQSISELGESNFLDRLLGRIQTEAVYVTIDKDALSYADAVTNWDQGRMRLPYVLWLLSEIGERYHVIGADVTGDYSTPCYGGDLYTRTIKKAEVLIDQPFRHHDMKAARNINSAANHALLEVLSELMA